Genomic window (Trichomycterus rosablanca isolate fTriRos1 chromosome 16, fTriRos1.hap1, whole genome shotgun sequence):
TAGCGTTTCCGCAAAGAGACATCACCTGTCTCAAGTGTCAGTTTTACACAAACCTGCTCGCTATGTCGCCTCACAACgactgtttttaaaaaagaggatGGTGTGCAGGACAAATCCTGCTCTCAGGCGTACTGCCAGACGGACCAGAGCGTGCCCAGAGTGATGGTGTACGCCAGCATGGCTAGCAGGTAGACCCTGAACAGCAGCACGTCCAGCACGTAGCCCACCTGCAACCACTCTTTAGCGATGTCCCGGCACGCCTGCCTTTTCTCCAAGTACTGTCGGATAGAGGAGACCTCGTGAAGGATGTTGTCCATGACCGGAGGAGTGCTGTCCCGCATGGTCAGCCCCATTCCCATACCCAGTGCTCTCTCCAACTCTCTGGAACTCTCACAGTGGTGATGATTACAGCGTACTGCTAAAACAATCAACAAGAACTTGATGTCCTTGTcctttaaagaataaaaaaacctaaataatatcATGTTACCTTTTTTGCATCCTCACCTGTGTTCATGTTGTTCTCTGTGTAGCGTGGCAGGTCAGCATCATGTGATAACAGGGAGCAGAATTTCTTGTTGCGGATGCAAAGCAGCTTGGTGGCCTTTTCCAGCACCAGATACTTCACCCACTGTGGCACGTGTGTCTGCAGGTCCTGTTTATGCACCAATCTCACGATCAGCACCGTCTCTGTAAGGCTGATCACCAGCAGGGCCATACACACCACAAAGTACACACCTGCCCCACAGACACAAAGAGTTACTATAATCTAGGGGTATCATTTTGACTAATTTAAACTGGTGTGCTGATTTTAATATTCAGGATAAAGCTGAGCTCATTAAAtatgacttgttttgagttagaTAGATAACATTGAGATATTGTTCTATTGTGTCTTAGTCCCATTTAAAAAGCCCTATGTACCGGTCAGTCCCAGCATTGAAAGCATTCTAATCCCAATAATTATGGTATGGTTCGACACCTCCTAGTTGTAGTCAAATAAACCTGGTCTATGTGATTGCCAGCACAAGTAAAGAAGACATTTTCTCTTACAGTCAAGGCCTCTATGACTGTCTGGCAGTTCCAGTTAGTAAATAATAGCCTCTATTTCTGTTAGTTGCTGTAAAGAAGCATGGCTTTTCCAACTGTCTGTGTTGTAAAGGAGATGTGGCCTTGTTCTCGCTTGTCCCACTAATGGGACTTGGCCTCTAAGGTCCTCTAAATTGGCTGTTGTCTTAAAGGAAAAGCCCAAGAGCGTCTGAGAGAAAGTGAAGGAGCCATGACTTTCCTGTCAGTTTATACCTGGACCTTTCAGTCCTAGTGAATGAGGCATGACCTCTGGACCTCTTAGTCCCAATTTATGAGGCATGACCTCTGGACCTCTCAGTCCCAATGAATGAGGCATGACCTCTGGACCTCTTAGTCGCAATGAATGAGGCATGACCCCTGGACCTTCCAGTACCAGTCTCAGTCCCAGTGAAGGAGGCATGACCCCTGGGCCTATCAGTACCAGTCTCAGTCCCATTGCTGCTGTGCCTGTCGGCGCAAAAGAAGTAGACATGGTATCTGTCAAATGCACAAAAGGAGGTTATGGATGTTGGTCCCACTGATGGaatctgtacctgtcagtaacAAAGACACATGGCATATGAGCCTGGCAAGTAATTTGTGGTTTTTGTGACTTAGTCCAAGTGAAGCATGTTACCTGGCCTGTCAGTCCACTTGTTTCTTACTGTcctcaacattctaccttttacagttaaatattcGTATAAAACATATACTCCAGTTACCAATAAGAGGTGTGCCAATGGCTGTAGCTGGCAGCGTGTCAGAGACTATGATGAGGAAGACAGAGTAGCCCAAAAGCAGAGTGATCTTGAAGGATACTCGTTCCCCACTGTCAGGAGGCAGGTAAAAACCCACTATGTCCATCACCATCAGGAATATGCTGGGCAGCAGTAGATTGACAGTGTAGAACAACGGTCTGCGCCGAATCACCACCTGAGGGTTACACCAAGAGAACCGACAATAACGTGACAGAGCTAGACTTTTTAATTCTATTAATGGGATATAAGTTAATGGATTAGTCAACAAGtaacaaccataacattaaaaccacctccttgtttctacactcactgtccattttatcagctccacttaccatatagaagcacattgtagttctacaattactgactgtagtccatctgtttctctacatactttttcagcctgctttcaccctgttcttcaatggtcaggacccccacaggaccactacagagcaggtattatttgggtggtggatcattctcagcactgcagtgacactgacatggtggtggtgtgttagtgtgtgttgtgctggtatgagtggatcagacacagcagcgctgctggagtttttaaataccgtgtccactcactgtccactctattagacactcctacctagtttgtccaccttgtagatgtaaggtcagagacaatcgctcatctattgctgctgtttgagttggtcatcttctagaccttcatcagtggtcacaggacgctgcccacggggcgatgttggctggatatttttggtcggtggactattctcagtccagcaatgacagtgaggtgtttaaaagatccaccacctaaataatacctgctctgtggtggtcctgtgggggtcctgaccattgaagaacagcatgaaagggggataacaaagcatgcagagaaacagaaggactacagtcagtaattgtagaactacaaagtgcttctacataataagtggagctgataacatggacagtgagtgtagaaacaaggaggtggttttaatgttatggctgatcggtgtatagcggATAATTTATAAAGCTTGTTGTTTTTCGTATTTTTATgctgtatcaaatctcagctctgctaccggtaggctgggcgccctctaacaggcacaattggcagtgccggAAGCAgaaaaattggccactaagtctgcttgactaatgagaggatgagaTCTtcgacgctgtgcaaggaccctggttagtagctcaGGGCACCTGTACAAAAGTAAAGGAACACTGAgaatgactctccatgtgcaagactggcctcacacatGAATCAACTGAAGTACAGGCATGTGTATGATTATGAAAACTTGCGGTACACACGTTGAACTTCATCTCAGCGTAGTAGTCTTTCTCGTCCACGCTGAAGGACTTGTATTTGGACAAGACCTGCAGCAGCTCCCATTCTCCCTGATTCATGAACACCGACTTGTCCACCCTCACTTCCTCCGGGCTGCGCATTAGCTTGATGTTGATGTCATTAACTACAGGATAAAAGATGCAAAAGGTCACTGATTCATCTGCAGCTTCCTGCAGACAGCATAGTACAGTGGACTTCACTTTTCCTGGGTTAATTTGATAGTCCCATTGtagtgaaataatgttattAGGTTTCATTCTAGATTGAACACTGTCAGTGCAGATGCTTTCTCACTCTGTTTCCACACAGATAAAAGTTCTGCAGGTGCATTAGCTCATGTATtgactttctttctttctttctttgtacaGACGGACAGCTCTTGTTAGTGCAGTATGAATGAATTAAGGAAGATGCACTTACTCGTGTGAAGCCAGCTCTGGAACGTGAGGCTGCAGTTCTGGACGTCGAAGGGAAAGTTGTAAATGTTGAGCGAGCAGGCGGTCACCACCTGGATGGGCTTGTAGTTTTGCACAGTGCCGTTGTAGTTCACGTACACGTACGGTATGTCTGGAGACTTTCCCACATCTACACTGTAATTATCATGAAGGGCAGAAAACAGGCAAAACAGACAGAAAGGATGCTAGCGTGTTCTGTAATGATAGACACTTGTTCTTTAAGGCTAACTTTTTTTTCCGGATGATGTCATAtacaggggtcgccacagctgATCTGGTTTGCATACCAGACTTGCATTTtgggtatttagcagacgctctaaTCCAGgccgacttacagaagtgtctCCACATTTAAAttgacattttctgcatttagcctttatccaaagcgacttacagtacagttgtgacagtatacagtctgagcaattgagggtcaagggccttgctcaagggtccaacagcagcaacctggcagtggtggggcttgaaccagtgactttctgattactagtccagtaccttaaccactaggctatggcttgccttGTTCTagtacatgttagttctcagctcaggttttgtcttgtcttttgaagacactgacagactcagatgttcatacagacaggggaagcttgttccaccacttaggtgctggtacagagaagagccttgatgcttgtcttccccgagttctgggtggaggatcaaggcgAGCGAGACTAGTAACTCgaaggttgcatggtacagagaGAGTGTGATGAGTTCTGTAAGGTAgtttggagctggtccatttttttCATTGGACTAGACAAGGCAATCTACCTACTCTGGCTGGGGAATTAAATGCAGGCCTTTCTTGCTACCCACAGCACCACTGTGCTGTTCACCAAATTATATTATCTCATGACAAGCTGGAATATGAAAAACAACTTTCTAGAACATAGTATAAGTGTAACACTGAAAGCCTCTGTGTGCTATTTTGGTTTTGTCATCTGTTCACGACTCTGTTTGGCTTGGTTTGGGTCTGTATATCACATGTCCCTAGTCATGTTTGTAATTCATGGTCATAGTCattgttcctagtcatgtttgTAGCTCTTGTTTAGTAATGTTCCTAGTTCTAgtatagtcatgttcctagctcttggtcatgttcctagctcttgtttagtcatgttcctagctcttgtttagtaatgttcctagctcttgtttagtaaTGTTCCTAGTTCTAgtatagtcatgttcctagctcttgtttagtcatgttcctagctcttgctTAGtaatgttcctagctcttgtttggTAATATTCCTAGTTCTAgtatagtcatgttcctagctcttgctTAGtaatgttcctagctcttgtttggTAATATTCCTAGTTCTAgtatagtcatgttcctagctcttgctTAGtaatgttcctagctcttgtttggTAATATTCCTAGTTCTAgtatagtcatgttcctagcttttgCTTAGtaatgttcctagctcttgtttggTAATattcctagctctagtttagttatgttagcttagttagccttttgtttaactgtgtttagttttgtttagtgTAGTTTTGTTCTGTCCTGTTTCATTTCTAATAAATCTTGGTTTTGTTActgcatctctgcgtgtgtgtctgcccctctTGTCTAGTCCCTAGCCCCCCGTTACAATAAGTGTATACTGTAAGAAGTTTGTAATGCCTTAAAGATACAGTTTTATGGAAATTTAAACAAATTTGTTCTTAATACGTACCTAAAAATCAGAATAAGGTCGAGGCCATTCAAGACAAACGTAAAACCTAGAACTTAAGTGAACTAGGGCACTCGAGGgctttctgcttactagtccagtaccttaacctctaagcTACAGCAGATTTGACATTCTGTATACAGCTGAGCTTATATTGCCATTAATGTGTGATTATAACAGTATAAAGAAGAAGAACGCCTTCATCATGTTTAcagatacacatgtacagtacaataaaattctttatcccagcttgtttggccattgtacggcacccctgaagcagacaggatTAATGG
Coding sequences:
- the htr3a gene encoding 5-hydroxytryptamine receptor 3A isoform X1 → MWILAVWVALTVCLHGGVTACSVKRVGSNPSRFANATLVRLSEYLSVGYKKGVRPVKDWRISTMVSIDLMVYSILNVDEKNQVLTTYVWYRQQWIDEFIVWNPEDFDGVTQISMPTANVWVPDILINEFVDVGKSPDIPYVYVNYNGTVQNYKPIQVVTACSLNIYNFPFDVQNCSLTFQSWLHTINDINIKLMRSPEEVRVDKSVFMNQGEWELLQVLSKYKSFSVDEKDYYAEMKFNVVIRRRPLFYTVNLLLPSIFLMVMDIVGFYLPPDSGERVSFKITLLLGYSVFLIIVSDTLPATAIGTPLIGVYFVVCMALLVISLTETVLIVRLVHKQDLQTHVPQWVKYLVLEKATKLLCIRNKKFCSLLSHDADLPRYTENNMNTAVRCNHHHCESSRELERALGMGMGLTMRDSTPPVMDNILHEVSSIRQYLEKRQACRDIAKEWLQVGYVLDVLLFRVYLLAMLAYTITLGTLWSVWQYA
- the htr3a gene encoding 5-hydroxytryptamine receptor 3A isoform X2; the encoded protein is MWILAVWVALTVCLHGGVTACSVKRVGSNPSRFANATLVRLSEYLSVGYKKGVRPVKDWRISTMVSIDLMVYSILNVDEKNQVLTTYVWYRQQWIDEFIVWNPEDFDGVTQISMPTANVWVPDILINEFVDVGKSPDIPYVYVNYNGTVQNYKPIQVVTACSLNIYNFPFDVQNCSLTFQSWLHTINDINIKLMRSPEEVRVDKSVFMNQGEWELLQVLSKYKSFSVDEKDYYAEMKFNVVIRRRPLFYTVNLLLPSIFLMVMDIVGFYLPPDSGERVSFKITLLLGYSVFLIIVSDTLPATAIGTPLIGVYFVVCMALLVISLTETVLIVRLVHKQDLQTHVPQWVKYLVLEKATKLLCIRNKKFCSLLSHDADLPRYTENNMNTVRCNHHHCESSRELERALGMGMGLTMRDSTPPVMDNILHEVSSIRQYLEKRQACRDIAKEWLQVGYVLDVLLFRVYLLAMLAYTITLGTLWSVWQYA